The genome window TGGCCGCGCCCCGAACCTGTCCATGTGGGGGCCGCGTCCACAGCGCGCCGCTGCGCTATCCTCCGCCTTACCGCGCCCAGACTCAGGCGTGGTCATCCAGAACCGCCAGAGGGTCTTTCCTGCCCAGTGAAGGCGTGGCAACCGGCCAACATTTCGGCACCGGTGCTCACAGGAAGTTTCTGCCCAGCGCTGACGATGGCGCGAGCGGATTCGATGGCCCGCAGGGCGGCGCACAGACGCTGCAACATCACAGGCGGTGGCCGCTGCTCCCCGAAGCCGGGGGCCACCGCTGCCAGCTGGAAGGGGTAAGCACCGTGACGGACCTTCGCGCCGAGGCGCACCACCGTATTCTCATTCTGGACGGGGCCTGGGGCACGCAACTGCAGCGCGCCGGGCTGACCGAAGCCGATTTCCGCCTGCCGGATGCCGATCCGCTGCGCATGTACCGGGGCAACTTCGACCTGCTGCAGCTCACCCGGCCCGACGTGATCCGGGACATCCACCGCGCCTATTTCGAGGCGGGGGCCGACATCGCCAGCACAAACACCTTTAATTCCACCACGATCAGTCAGGCGGATTACGGCACGCAGGCGCACGCCCGCGCCATGAATGTGGCAGGAGCGCGGCTGGCGCGCGAGGTGGCCGACGAATTCACGGCGCGCGACGGCCGCCCGCGCTGGGTGGCCGGCAGCATGGGGCCCACCAACCGCACCGCCACCCTCTCGCCGGATGTGGAGCGCCCGGAGTTCCGCAACGTCACCTTCGATGAGCTGGTGGCCGCCTACACCGAGGCCGCCGAGGGGCTGATCGAGGGCGGCGCCGATCTGCTGCTGCTGGAAACGGTGTTTGACACGCTGAATGCCAAGGCCGCGCTGTTCGCCTGTGAGGACGCTTTTGCCCGCACGGGCAGGGCGCTGCCGATCATGCTGTCGGGCACCATCACAGACGCTTCGGGCCGCACCCTGAGCGGCCAGACACCCGAAGCCTTTGCGATCAGCACGGCGCACGCGCCCCTGTTCAGCCTGGGCCTGAACTGCGCGCTGGGCGCCGATCTGCTGCGCCCCCACCTGCGTGAGCTGGCCCGCGCCACAGAGGCGCTGGTGTCGGTCCACCCCAACGCGGGCCTGCCCAACGCCTTTGGCGAGTACGACGAAACCCCCGAGCACACCGCCGCCGTGCTGGCCGACTTCGCGCGCGAGGGGCTGGTGAACATCGTGGGCGGCTGCTGCGGCACCACCCCCGAACACATCCGCGCCATTGCCGGGGCGGTGCGGGACATTCCCCCGCGCACGCCCCCCCACCTGCCGGCCCGGCTGCGCCTGAGCGGCCTGGAAGCCTTCACCGTGACCCCCGAGACCAACTTCGTGAACGTGGGCGAGCGCACCAACGTGACCGGCAGCCCCCGCTTTGCCCGGGCGATTCTGGCGGGCGATTACGACGCGGGCCTGAAAATTGCCCGGCAGCAGGTGGACAGCGGCGCCCAGATCATTGACGTGAACTTCGACGAGGGCATGCTGGACGGCGAGGCCGCCATGGTGAAGTTCCTGAACCTGCTGGCCGGCGAACCCGACATTGCCCGGGTGCCGCTGATGCTGGACTCTTCGCGCTGGGAGATTCTGGAAGCGGGCCTCAAGCGGGTGCAGGGCAAGGCAGTGGTGAACTCCATTTCCCTCAAAGACGGCGAGGCGGCCTTTGTGGCGCGCGCCCGGCTGCTGCGGCGCTACGGGGCGGCGGCGGTGGTTATGGCCTTTGATGAGCAGGGGCAGGCTGACACCGTGCAGCGGCGCATACAGATCTGTTCGCGCGCCTACCATCTGCTGACCCAGCAGGCCGACTTTCCGCCCCAGGACATCATTTTCGACCCCAACGTGCTGACGGTGGCCACTGGCATTGAGGAGCACGACCGCTACGCCCTGGACTTTATCGAGGCCACGCGCTGGATCAAGGCGAACCTGCCGGGCGCGCTGGTGTCGGGGGGCATCTCGAACGTGTCGTTTTCCTTCCGGGGCAACAACCATGTGCGCGAGGCCATGCACGCCGCCTTTCTGTACCACGCCATCGGCGCCGGGCTGGACCTGGGCATCGTGAACGCCGGCATGCTGGCCGTCTACGAGGACATCGAGCCGGAGCTGCGCGGGGCCGTGGAAGACGTGATTCTGGCCCGGCGGCCAGACGCCACCGAGCGGCTGCTGGCCCTGGCCGAGCAGTACCGGGGCGTGCGGCGGGAAGCCGGAGCGGTGCAGGCGTGGCGCGAGTGGCCGGTGCAGGAACGCCTGAAACACGCCCTGGTGCAGGGCCTGACCGATTTCGTGGTGGAGGACGCCGAGGAGGCGTATCAGCTGCTGGGCTCGCCGCTGGCGGTCATTGAAGGGCCACTGATGGCCGGCATGAACGTGGTGGGCGACCTGTTCGGGGCTGGCAAGATGTTTCTGCCCCAGGTGGTGAAATCGGCCCGGGTGATGAAGCGGGCCGTGGCGCACCTGACGCCCTACCTGGAAGCGCAGAAGCAGGAGAGCGGCGGCAAGGGCCGGGTGCTGCTGGCCACCGTGAAGGGCGACGTGCACGACATCGGCAAGAACATCGTGGGCGTGGTGCTGGCCTGCAACGGCTATCAGGTGACCGACCTTGGCGTGATGGTCCCCACCGAGAAGATTCTGGACGAGGCCGCCCGCATCGGCGCAGACGTGATTGGCCTCTCGGGCCTGATCACCCCCAGCCTGGACGAGATGGTGGGCGTGGCGCGCGAGATGACGCGCCGGGGCCTGAGCCTGCCGCTGCTGATCGGCGGCGCCACCACCAGCCGGGCGCACACAGCCGTCAAGATTGATCCTGCCTACCCGGGCCCGGTGGTGCATGTGCTGGACGCCAGCCGCGCCGTGACCACCACCGCGGACCTGCTCTCGGACCCGGCAGCCCTGCAGGCCCGCCTGCGCCCCGAGTACGACGCCCTGCGCGAACGCCACGCGGGCCGGCAGGTGCGCCTGCTGCCCCTGGCCGGGGCCCGCGCCAACGCGCCGCAGTTCTCCCCCACCCCGGCGCCCCCGCCGCGTGAACCCGGCCGCCAGCTCATTGAGCAGCCCCTGGCCGAGCTGCTGCCCTTCATGGACTGGACCCCGTTTTTCATCGCCTGGGAAATGAAGGGCATCTACCCGAACATCCTGACTGACCCTCTGCGCGGCGAGGAGGCCCGCCGCCTCTTTGCCGACGCCCAGGCCCTCCTGAACCGTATCGTGGCCGAGAGGCTCTTCACGGCGCGCGGAGTCATCGGGTTGTGGCCGGCGCGGCGGAACGGCGACGACATCGTGGTGGATGGTGAAAGCCTGATGGTTAAGGAAAGACGATCACCCATCAACGGTGAGCCATCAACACTCCTCCACACCTTGCGCCAGCAGCGCGCCCAAAGTGGCCCCAACCTCGCCCTGGCGGACTTCGTGGGGCCCGCCGGCGACCACATCGGCGCCTTTGCGGTGGCGATTCACGGCGCCGAGGCGCTGGCGGCGCAGTTCGAGGCCGAGCACGACGATTACAGCGCCATTCTGGTCAAGGCGCTGGCCGACCGGCTGGCCGAGGCGTTTGCCGAGAAGCTGCACCGCGACGTGCGGGTGCGCCACTGGGGCTATGCCCCCGAAGAAACGCTGGGAAACGACGATCTGATCCGCGAACGCTATGTGGGTATTCGCCCGGCCCCCGGCTACCCGGCCCAGCCCGACCACACCGAAAAACGCACCCTGTTCGCCCTGCTGGGCGCCGAGGAGGCCGGCCTGCGCCTCACCGAATCCTGTGCCATGAGCCCGGCGGCGGCCGTCTCGGGCCTGTACTTTGCCCACCCTGAAGCCCGCTACTTCGCCGTGGGCCGTATCGGCCGCGATCAGGTCGAGGACTACGCCGCCCGCAAGGGCTGGACCGTGCCCGAAACCGAGCGCTGGCTGGGGCCGGTCCTGGCGTATGACCCTGCGGGTGTTGATGGTCAACCGTTCATGGGTGATAGAGAGGGGCAGTTTCCATCACCCATCACCCCTCAACCATCACCCGTGGCCGGAGGCCGCCCATGACCCGCGTTTCCGTCGAACTCGTGCCGCGCAGCCGTTCGGGGCTGCGGGCGGAACTGGCCGAGGTCGCCGCGCACCTGCGGGGGGTGGACACCATCAACGTGCCGGACCTTACGCGGTACTCGCTGCGGTCCTGGGCAGGATGCGGCTTTGCGCGGCCGGGCTTTGCGGCCATTCCGCACCTGCGCGCGGTGGACTTCAACCCCCGCGAGCCGCTGCCGTTTCTGCCCCTGCTGGCGCAACACGGAATCGAGGAGGTGCTGGTGATCACAGGCGACGCCCCCGCCGATATGAGTGCCCGCGTCTATGACGTGGACGCCGTGGACCTGATTCGCCGCCTGGGCCGCGAGGCACCGCATCTGCGCGTCTACGCGGGCCTGGACCCCTACCGGCAGTCCTTCGTGCGCGAGCGCGATTATCTGGAACGGAAGATGGACGCCGGGGCCTGTGGCTTTTTCACCCAGCCTTTCTTCGACCTGCGCGTGGCCGACACCTGGGCCGATCTGCTGCCCGAGGGCACGCCGGTGTGGTGGGGTGCGACCAGCATCCTGACCGAAGCCAGCTTCAACTACTGGCGGGCGCGCAACCACGCTGTCTTTCCCCGCACCTTCGCCCCCACGCTGGACAGCAACCGCGCCTTTGCCGCCGAGCTGCTGCAGTTTGCCCGCCAGCGCGGCCAGCACGCTTACTTTATGCCGGTGAAGGTGAACGTGCTGGACTACCTGGGCGGCCTGCTGGCGGGGCACCAGGCGCCGCCCACCCAGGCGCTGCCCCGGCAGAATGCTGTGTAATACGGATTCCGAAAAATTCCGTAACGTATTACGGAATTTTTCCGACCAGAGGGACTCGAAGAGCTGCGGAGCAGAGAAGGAACAAATGCGGATTTCCGGGAATTGGACCTGAAAGGCTCCGTAGGAGCGGAACATCCCCCTTCTTCCCGGATGTGACGGAAATGGACGGCAGTCCGTATAACGATCAGTCGAACGCCGAGCCCACCCTCGGCAAAAGCGATTCCATCCGAGCGGACTTGTCAAGCGGCGCAGAGCAAGCAGGAGCCACACGGCCCTCACGGCGGAACTCCAATGGGTCGGCGGAACAGACGGCCGCCGGTCTCAGCCCACCACCCATCATAAAAACAGGCGCCGGGAGCAGCTCATCCCCGGCGCCTCTGTTGACACCGTTCAGTTGACGCTGTTGTCCACCACCACCGTAAAGCTCTTGCTGATCTTGCCCTTGGCGGGAATGTCCACCTTCACGCTGGCCGTGCCCTGGTTGCGCACCGGCGCGGCGCTGTCAATGATGATCACGCGCCCGCCAATGCGCTCGGTCACCTCGGCGCGAATGGCGCGGTCCTTGCTGCTTTCAAAGGCGTAGGTCACGCGGTAAGTCGTCTTGGTCACGTTACCCTTGGCGTCTTTCACCTGGGCGGTGGTCTGCACGCTGCGGGTGTAGGCCACATCCGGGTCCTCGCCCAGCGTGAAGTCCACGGTGCCGCCCTCGCGCGTCTCGCCAATGTTCGTCTGTCCCACGATGCGGCCGTCCTCGCGCACGGTGATGGGCCCGGCGGGCAGGCGCTCATCGGCCTTGAAGCGGTAGAAGCGGTTCAGGTTGCCCTCGCGCGTGTCGGTGCCGAAATAGGTGTTCAGGCCGACGTAGCGCTCGAAGGTGGTCAGCTTGGGCGTCAGGAACGGCAGGGTGACCACACTGTTGGCCGGCAGGGTAAACGGCGTGGTCAGGGCGTAGCGGTACAGGCCGCGCAGCTCGCCCTGGCTCTGAATCTTGGGGGCGGCGGGGGCGGGCATGGCGGCCGTTGCCTGGGCCATGGCGCCGTCGCGCATCATGTAGGCCGCTTCTTCCTGGTTCTGCACGCTCACGTCGCCGGCATACAACTCGGTGTTCTGCACGTCGTACGGCTGCTCGGTGGTGTTGCGGATGTCGGCCAGGGCACTCAGCTGGGCGCCCGCGCTGCTGGCTTTCAGGGTGTAGCGAGGCTGCCACGTCACGGCGCGCGTCAGGTACCCCAGGGTGCCCTGGCCGGGGCGGGCCAACGTGTAGGTCACGGACTGAGTGGGGCGCTGGGCATTCACGGGAGGCACCACATCAAACTGCAGCTCCTCGTACCGGGCGTTAAAAAAGCGGCCCTGCGCGTCTTTCACCAGCAGATCGCGGGCGCGCACCAGCGTCACGGGCTCGGTGGTGTCGCCGCGCTTCAGGAATACCGTCTTGCCTTCCAGGCCAGCCAGCCAGTTGGGCTCCTGCTTCTGAATGGCCTGGGTAAAGGCCAGCCCATCCAGGTCCAGACTGCCCGCCAGAATGCTTTCCCAGGTGTCCTGGGGCAGGTTCACGCTGAGGGTGGTGGTGGCACTGCTCACCGGCACCCTCACCTCGCTGAAACTGGGGTAAATACGCAGGTCGGCGGCCTGGGCACTGCCCAGAGCAAGAGCGCAAGCGGCGGTGAGGACGGCGGGCAATGCAGGTTTCATGCCTGCCATCGTGCCGCGCACTCCATTGTGAGATGTGAGAGCGCGGGTCAGAAATGAAACAGAAATCACAGCGGCGTGAAGTGCGGTTGGTCAAGTGGGATTGGTCAAATCAAGCCGTAGCTGTACAGAGGGCCCGCCAACACAGACACACGCGGGGCCCCTTTAGCATTTGAAGCGACGCCCAGCACGGGCCGGGTTCTCTGCGCCGCCGCGGCTCTTCCCAGCACAGGAAAACCCGCCCCCAGGGCGCGGGAGCGGGTATCGCCTCTGGCCACTTGCCATCGGCCCTGGACCAGCTGCTTACAGAATGTCATCCCGGATGCACGCCTTGAAGTGCCCGGGGGCCACTTCGCGCAGCTCGGGAATCACGTTGGCGCACTCCGCAATCGCGTAGCGGCAGCGGGTGCGGAATACGCAGCCGCTGGGCGGGTTGATGGGGCTGGGAATATCGCCTTCCAGAATGATGCGCTGGCGCTTGATGGTGGGGTCCGGCACCGGCGCGGCCGACAGCAGCGCCTCGGTGTAGGGGTGCTTGGGGTTGTTGTTGAGTTCGCGGCTGGAGGCGATCTCCATCACGCGGCCCAGGTACATCACGATGATGCGGTCGCAGATGTACTCCACCACCGCGAGGTCGTGCGCGATGAACAGCACGGTCAAGCCCAGTTCTTCCTGCAGGTCCTGCAGCAGGTTGACCACCTGCGCCTGAATGGACACGTCCAGCGCCGAGACCGGCTCGTCGGCCACGATGAACGCCGGGTCCACTGCCAGGGCGCGCGCAATGCCGATGCGCTGGCGCTGACCGCCGGAGAACTCGTGGGGGTAGCGGCGCATGTGCTCGGGGCGCAGGCCCACCTTTTGCAG of Deinococcus arcticus contains these proteins:
- a CDS encoding ABC transporter ATP-binding protein, with product MTATVKSSSQSRSSMPTTGQTLLEVNNLQKYFPIRGGLLSRVVGNVKAVNDVSFRIGRGEVVGLVGESGSGKTTAGRAILRLIEPTGGQVLFNGTDITKLSKGQMRDYRREMQIIFQDPFASLNPRMTVADIIGEAMQIHNLHPGRQRMDRIAELLQKVGLRPEHMRRYPHEFSGGQRQRIGIARALAVDPAFIVADEPVSALDVSIQAQVVNLLQDLQEELGLTVLFIAHDLAVVEYICDRIIVMYLGRVMEIASSRELNNNPKHPYTEALLSAAPVPDPTIKRQRIILEGDIPSPINPPSGCVFRTRCRYAIAECANVIPELREVAPGHFKACIRDDIL
- a CDS encoding DUF4139 domain-containing protein codes for the protein MKPALPAVLTAACALALGSAQAADLRIYPSFSEVRVPVSSATTTLSVNLPQDTWESILAGSLDLDGLAFTQAIQKQEPNWLAGLEGKTVFLKRGDTTEPVTLVRARDLLVKDAQGRFFNARYEELQFDVVPPVNAQRPTQSVTYTLARPGQGTLGYLTRAVTWQPRYTLKASSAGAQLSALADIRNTTEQPYDVQNTELYAGDVSVQNQEEAAYMMRDGAMAQATAAMPAPAAPKIQSQGELRGLYRYALTTPFTLPANSVVTLPFLTPKLTTFERYVGLNTYFGTDTREGNLNRFYRFKADERLPAGPITVREDGRIVGQTNIGETREGGTVDFTLGEDPDVAYTRSVQTTAQVKDAKGNVTKTTYRVTYAFESSKDRAIRAEVTERIGGRVIIIDSAAPVRNQGTASVKVDIPAKGKISKSFTVVVDNSVN
- a CDS encoding methylenetetrahydrofolate reductase; its protein translation is MTRVSVELVPRSRSGLRAELAEVAAHLRGVDTINVPDLTRYSLRSWAGCGFARPGFAAIPHLRAVDFNPREPLPFLPLLAQHGIEEVLVITGDAPADMSARVYDVDAVDLIRRLGREAPHLRVYAGLDPYRQSFVRERDYLERKMDAGACGFFTQPFFDLRVADTWADLLPEGTPVWWGATSILTEASFNYWRARNHAVFPRTFAPTLDSNRAFAAELLQFARQRGQHAYFMPVKVNVLDYLGGLLAGHQAPPTQALPRQNAV
- the metH gene encoding methionine synthase, with product MTDLRAEAHHRILILDGAWGTQLQRAGLTEADFRLPDADPLRMYRGNFDLLQLTRPDVIRDIHRAYFEAGADIASTNTFNSTTISQADYGTQAHARAMNVAGARLAREVADEFTARDGRPRWVAGSMGPTNRTATLSPDVERPEFRNVTFDELVAAYTEAAEGLIEGGADLLLLETVFDTLNAKAALFACEDAFARTGRALPIMLSGTITDASGRTLSGQTPEAFAISTAHAPLFSLGLNCALGADLLRPHLRELARATEALVSVHPNAGLPNAFGEYDETPEHTAAVLADFAREGLVNIVGGCCGTTPEHIRAIAGAVRDIPPRTPPHLPARLRLSGLEAFTVTPETNFVNVGERTNVTGSPRFARAILAGDYDAGLKIARQQVDSGAQIIDVNFDEGMLDGEAAMVKFLNLLAGEPDIARVPLMLDSSRWEILEAGLKRVQGKAVVNSISLKDGEAAFVARARLLRRYGAAAVVMAFDEQGQADTVQRRIQICSRAYHLLTQQADFPPQDIIFDPNVLTVATGIEEHDRYALDFIEATRWIKANLPGALVSGGISNVSFSFRGNNHVREAMHAAFLYHAIGAGLDLGIVNAGMLAVYEDIEPELRGAVEDVILARRPDATERLLALAEQYRGVRREAGAVQAWREWPVQERLKHALVQGLTDFVVEDAEEAYQLLGSPLAVIEGPLMAGMNVVGDLFGAGKMFLPQVVKSARVMKRAVAHLTPYLEAQKQESGGKGRVLLATVKGDVHDIGKNIVGVVLACNGYQVTDLGVMVPTEKILDEAARIGADVIGLSGLITPSLDEMVGVAREMTRRGLSLPLLIGGATTSRAHTAVKIDPAYPGPVVHVLDASRAVTTTADLLSDPAALQARLRPEYDALRERHAGRQVRLLPLAGARANAPQFSPTPAPPPREPGRQLIEQPLAELLPFMDWTPFFIAWEMKGIYPNILTDPLRGEEARRLFADAQALLNRIVAERLFTARGVIGLWPARRNGDDIVVDGESLMVKERRSPINGEPSTLLHTLRQQRAQSGPNLALADFVGPAGDHIGAFAVAIHGAEALAAQFEAEHDDYSAILVKALADRLAEAFAEKLHRDVRVRHWGYAPEETLGNDDLIRERYVGIRPAPGYPAQPDHTEKRTLFALLGAEEAGLRLTESCAMSPAAAVSGLYFAHPEARYFAVGRIGRDQVEDYAARKGWTVPETERWLGPVLAYDPAGVDGQPFMGDREGQFPSPITPQPSPVAGGRP